The Candidatus Flexicrinis affinis genome has a segment encoding these proteins:
- a CDS encoding M48 family metallopeptidase has product MMATHSIQYGDTSIEYDLSFAERRTLKISVHPDLHVTVTAPVDATLDKIASIVRRRAKWILRQQRELELYLPHTPPREYVSGETHRYLGRQYRLKVVTTEGDEGVKLDRGYLFVWVADRTDTIRIKSLVDDWYLKQARRVFDERFAVILPRFERQNLSEYSLRIRELKSSWGTCTEAGTITLNLKLMQVSKSSIDYVIAHELCHLIEHNHTKRFYSLLDHVMPDWRDRRIVLNAHEFS; this is encoded by the coding sequence ATGATGGCGACACACTCCATCCAGTACGGTGATACCTCGATTGAATATGATCTCTCGTTCGCGGAACGGCGGACGCTGAAGATCAGCGTGCATCCCGACCTGCACGTGACGGTCACCGCGCCGGTTGACGCTACCCTCGACAAGATCGCTTCAATCGTGCGCAGGCGCGCCAAATGGATACTCCGCCAGCAGCGAGAGCTAGAGCTGTACCTGCCGCACACTCCCCCGCGCGAATACGTCAGCGGTGAAACGCACCGCTACCTCGGGCGGCAGTATCGGCTCAAGGTCGTCACAACTGAGGGCGATGAAGGCGTCAAGTTAGATCGCGGCTACCTGTTCGTGTGGGTCGCCGACCGCACCGACACGATCCGGATCAAGTCGCTGGTCGATGACTGGTACTTGAAGCAGGCCCGACGCGTGTTCGATGAGCGGTTCGCGGTCATTCTCCCGCGGTTCGAACGACAGAATCTGTCGGAGTACTCGCTCCGCATACGCGAATTGAAGTCAAGCTGGGGTACGTGTACCGAAGCGGGAACCATCACGCTCAACCTCAAGTTGATGCAGGTCTCGAAGTCGTCGATTGACTATGTGATCGCCCACGAGCTGTGCCATCTCATCGAGCACAATCACACGAAGCGGTTCTACAGCCTGCTCGACCACGTCATGCCCGACTGGCGCGATCGTCGCATTGTACTGAACGCTCATGAGTTCAGTTGA
- a CDS encoding GntR family transcriptional regulator, translated as MPVFSQIRAISLRDQVAEQIRIAIIEGRLKPGDHIVEATLTEQFGVSRTPVREALIILERESLVISIPNYGCYVRAFTADDIRALFSMRVALENFAAELIVDKLDANDHAHLNDLIERQRRLIEQNNFREVRSTDMEFHRYLVTRSEHPHLMRNWQEIVAQIAAVLYLRAEGIGDYDEYLAIEDHRRILDAYIARNLAQIAHENRRINKRVEDECVLALGRIQAGSS; from the coding sequence ATGCCCGTATTTTCTCAAATCCGCGCAATCAGCCTTCGTGATCAGGTTGCCGAACAGATTCGCATCGCGATCATCGAGGGGCGGCTTAAGCCTGGCGATCACATCGTGGAAGCCACGCTCACCGAGCAGTTCGGCGTGAGTCGCACGCCAGTTCGCGAGGCGCTGATCATCCTCGAACGCGAATCACTCGTCATCTCGATTCCAAATTACGGCTGCTACGTGAGGGCATTCACCGCAGACGACATCCGCGCGCTGTTTTCAATGCGTGTCGCGCTTGAAAACTTCGCCGCCGAACTCATCGTTGACAAGCTCGACGCCAATGACCATGCCCACCTGAACGATCTGATCGAACGGCAGCGGCGCCTCATTGAGCAGAACAACTTCAGAGAAGTCCGCTCGACCGATATGGAGTTCCACCGGTATCTCGTCACGCGCAGCGAGCACCCGCATCTTATGCGCAACTGGCAGGAAATCGTCGCACAGATTGCCGCCGTCCTTTATCTGCGTGCAGAAGGGATTGGGGACTACGACGAATATCTGGCGATAGAGGATCACCGGCGAATACTAGATGCCTACATCGCCCGCAACCTGGCGCAGATCGCGCACGAAAACCGGCGCATCAACAAGCGAGTCGAAGACGAGTGTGTACTCGCCCTTGGCCGAATCCAGGCCGGCTCCAGCTAA
- a CDS encoding sugar ABC transporter substrate-binding protein: MNHVGRKILAVLLVALIVLPLTFTVASAQADITICFGFQDLETEFWVAGHRAITQTLRDQGIEVLEYNANEDPNRQLEQIRECIAQGVDGIIIIPQDGDSAVTIINEAQASDVPIAVFNRPPNDRSRGITVVADNVSATEQAVEFIAQKALRQFEITGEAVTPLILVGALQDTNAIGRRDGFFNVINRYNERYPGLFNAPIEVATEWDAATALANLEAAITANPGVDFIFTSSDFLFPTIRSVLEPRGMWQPMGTAGHVLMAGLDGDATACMLIDQGFVDATGVQNLFLEAELTMDRLLQAIADGETQPNEVLLDPGFALTAGNIQFQRSDMWGCVLYDEGFLDQ; encoded by the coding sequence ATGAATCACGTTGGCCGCAAGATCCTCGCCGTTTTACTGGTAGCACTCATCGTCCTTCCGCTCACGTTCACTGTGGCAAGCGCACAGGCGGACATCACGATCTGCTTCGGTTTCCAAGACCTTGAGACCGAGTTTTGGGTCGCCGGACACCGCGCCATCACGCAGACCCTGCGTGATCAGGGCATCGAAGTCCTTGAGTACAACGCCAACGAGGACCCTAACCGCCAGCTCGAGCAGATCCGCGAGTGCATCGCTCAGGGCGTCGACGGCATCATCATCATCCCGCAGGATGGTGACAGCGCGGTGACCATCATCAACGAAGCACAGGCTTCGGATGTCCCCATCGCCGTCTTCAACCGGCCGCCCAATGACCGGTCGCGTGGTATCACGGTCGTGGCCGACAACGTCAGCGCCACCGAACAGGCCGTCGAATTCATCGCTCAGAAGGCGCTCCGCCAGTTCGAGATTACCGGCGAAGCAGTCACCCCGCTGATCCTTGTCGGTGCCCTGCAGGACACCAACGCGATCGGCCGTCGTGATGGTTTCTTCAATGTCATCAACCGTTACAACGAACGCTACCCCGGCCTGTTCAACGCGCCGATCGAAGTTGCGACCGAGTGGGACGCCGCGACCGCGCTGGCGAACCTCGAAGCCGCGATTACGGCCAACCCCGGTGTCGACTTCATCTTTACATCGTCTGACTTCCTGTTCCCGACGATCCGCTCGGTCCTTGAGCCGCGCGGCATGTGGCAGCCGATGGGTACGGCGGGGCACGTTCTGATGGCCGGCCTCGATGGCGACGCGACTGCGTGCATGCTGATCGATCAGGGCTTCGTGGACGCCACCGGCGTACAGAACCTGTTCCTTGAAGCCGAACTGACCATGGACCGCCTGCTGCAGGCGATCGCCGATGGTGAGACCCAGCCGAACGAAGTGCTGCTCGATCCGGGTTTTGCGCTGACCGCCGGCAACATTCAATTCCAGCGCAGCGACATGTGGGGCTGCGTGCTCTATGACGAGGGCTTCCTCGATCAGTAA
- a CDS encoding ABC transporter permease, producing MSASNDRAAPHPSLTRRQDKRQPKGSPVSRLLQGVLLSDYFVLYLTLIFFITAAVFYPTLSTPGNIANQLQNMWPLLAVAIGQTFVLILGGIDLSVGATMGITSVVGAIVMAQTLDPAFFDKSPLWGTLMRPEGGILAGSDLAVPIGVAVMLLLGTLIGFLNGYAITRFNLAPFMVTLVSATFFSALALWLTQSRNISGLPEAFFTLGKGDIFSVYIGPKLTPEIARRDILPFITYPFIISAGLAIAAQFLLSRTVFGRRMYSIGTNRRASEVSGVPSRSVITRVYMFSGFCAAVASILYSARLGIGQPSLGGGNLLLDIIGAAVIGGTSLFGGKGSVRGTFFGVAFFVLLLNILNAMRLSPFIIDAVKGAIILLAALTDITRTRLINRELRT from the coding sequence GTGTCCGCATCAAACGATAGAGCCGCCCCCCATCCGTCGCTGACCCGGCGTCAGGACAAGCGCCAGCCCAAAGGTTCGCCGGTCAGTCGACTGCTCCAAGGCGTACTTCTTTCCGATTACTTTGTCCTATACCTGACTTTGATCTTCTTTATCACGGCTGCGGTGTTTTATCCGACACTGAGCACGCCCGGCAACATCGCCAATCAGCTGCAGAACATGTGGCCGCTGCTGGCGGTCGCCATCGGGCAAACCTTTGTACTCATCCTCGGCGGTATCGACCTGTCCGTTGGCGCGACGATGGGCATCACCAGCGTGGTCGGGGCGATCGTGATGGCACAAACGCTCGATCCGGCGTTTTTCGACAAGAGCCCGCTTTGGGGCACGCTGATGCGACCCGAAGGCGGCATCCTCGCTGGCAGCGATCTCGCGGTCCCGATCGGCGTGGCCGTAATGCTGCTCCTCGGCACGCTGATCGGTTTTCTGAACGGATATGCCATCACCCGCTTTAACCTCGCGCCGTTCATGGTCACCTTGGTCTCGGCGACGTTCTTCAGCGCGTTGGCCCTCTGGCTGACCCAGTCACGCAACATCTCCGGTTTACCGGAAGCGTTCTTCACGCTCGGCAAAGGTGATATTTTCTCAGTCTACATCGGACCCAAACTCACGCCAGAGATCGCACGACGAGATATTCTGCCGTTCATCACCTACCCGTTCATCATCTCGGCAGGACTGGCGATTGCGGCCCAGTTCCTGCTATCACGAACGGTCTTTGGCCGTCGCATGTACTCGATCGGCACCAACCGTCGTGCCAGCGAGGTCTCCGGCGTACCCAGTCGCAGCGTGATCACACGCGTGTATATGTTCAGCGGCTTCTGCGCAGCGGTCGCCTCGATCCTTTACTCTGCGCGGCTCGGTATCGGACAGCCTTCGCTCGGTGGCGGCAACCTGCTGCTGGACATCATCGGAGCGGCGGTGATCGGCGGGACAAGCCTGTTCGGCGGCAAGGGATCGGTCCGCGGGACGTTTTTTGGCGTAGCCTTTTTTGTCCTGCTGCTCAACATTCTCAACGCCATGCGCCTGTCCCCCTTCATTATTGATGCGGTGAAAGGCGCGATTATCCTGCTCGCTGCCTTGACCGACATCACCCGCACCCGCCTCATCAATCGGGAGCTCCGCACATGA
- a CDS encoding sugar ABC transporter ATP-binding protein — MSALLEVSNMTKAFFGIAAVKGVTLSVQQGQILGLIGQNGAGKSTLMNLIGGVVLPDSGTMTLNGQPFAPRTPSDAQRAGIAFIHQELNLFTNLSIAENIFISNFPRNGFGGSIDRSKIRALTRELLASVGLDISPDTSVERISPGERQLVEIAKALYQDASLIIFDEPTTSLTARETERLFRIMRQLREQGKGIIYISHILGDVLELSDQIAIMRDGELVGYEPAAQYTIQRMISQMVGRSIEQLFPPRTASPGTSPLLEVEHVSANGIVEDISFTLHSGEVLGLFGLMGSGRTELARMIFGVDPFEGGAIRVEGEPVRKPSPRSSIRNNIAFVTENRREEGLLMSIDIANNISLVSLPEFARTFVSIIDQRQMYESARETAAILQLKSGDIRRQTAKALSGGNQQKVVIAKWLISRPSIFIMDEPTRGIDVGAKFEIYTIIDRLAAEGSGVLIISSELDELMGMCDRILVMSRGELLGEFARGQFDEERILRAAFRENDLVADGAKE, encoded by the coding sequence ATGAGCGCGCTACTCGAAGTCTCCAACATGACCAAAGCGTTCTTCGGGATCGCCGCCGTCAAGGGCGTGACCCTAAGCGTTCAGCAAGGCCAGATCCTGGGTCTGATCGGCCAAAACGGCGCAGGAAAGTCGACCCTGATGAACCTGATCGGCGGCGTCGTCCTGCCGGACAGTGGAACGATGACGCTTAACGGGCAGCCGTTCGCGCCGCGCACGCCGTCCGATGCCCAACGCGCTGGCATCGCGTTCATCCATCAGGAACTCAACCTGTTCACCAATCTGAGCATCGCGGAAAACATCTTCATCAGCAACTTCCCGCGCAACGGCTTTGGAGGCTCGATCGACCGGTCCAAAATCCGCGCGTTGACGCGCGAACTGCTGGCCTCGGTTGGCCTGGACATCTCGCCCGACACGTCCGTGGAGCGCATTTCTCCCGGTGAACGCCAGTTGGTGGAAATCGCGAAGGCGCTCTATCAGGATGCCTCACTCATCATCTTCGATGAGCCAACGACGTCGCTTACCGCCCGCGAAACCGAGCGCCTGTTCCGCATCATGCGGCAGCTTCGGGAGCAAGGCAAAGGGATCATCTACATCTCGCACATCCTCGGCGATGTCCTGGAGCTGAGCGATCAAATCGCCATCATGCGTGATGGCGAACTGGTCGGCTATGAGCCGGCGGCTCAGTACACCATCCAGCGCATGATTTCGCAAATGGTCGGGCGCAGCATCGAACAGCTCTTCCCGCCGCGCACGGCCAGTCCGGGCACCAGTCCGCTCCTCGAAGTTGAGCATGTCTCGGCCAACGGCATCGTCGAGGACATTTCGTTCACGCTTCACAGCGGCGAAGTACTCGGCCTGTTTGGCCTCATGGGTTCGGGACGTACTGAGCTCGCGCGTATGATCTTCGGCGTCGACCCGTTCGAAGGTGGCGCGATCCGGGTCGAGGGAGAACCGGTCCGCAAGCCTTCGCCGCGCAGCAGCATTCGCAACAACATCGCCTTCGTGACCGAGAACCGGCGTGAAGAAGGGCTGCTGATGAGCATCGATATCGCGAATAACATCAGCCTCGTGTCGCTGCCCGAGTTCGCCCGCACGTTCGTCAGCATCATCGACCAGCGACAGATGTACGAATCGGCACGCGAGACGGCAGCGATCCTTCAGCTCAAGAGCGGCGACATCCGCCGACAAACGGCCAAGGCCCTTAGCGGCGGCAACCAGCAGAAAGTCGTGATCGCAAAGTGGCTCATTTCACGCCCATCGATCTTCATTATGGACGAGCCAACGCGCGGCATTGACGTCGGAGCCAAATTCGAAATCTACACCATCATCGACCGTTTGGCCGCGGAAGGCAGCGGCGTACTCATCATCTCGTCCGAGCTGGATGAGCTGATGGGCATGTGCGACCGTATTCTGGTGATGAGCCGCGGTGAGCTGTTGGGCGAATTTGCCCGAGGCCAGTTTGACGAAGAGCGCATTCTGCGCGCCGCCTTCCGCGAAAACGATCTTGTCGCCGATGGCGCAAAAGAGTGA
- a CDS encoding ABC transporter permease → MRQFLTRLWQFLLNNSTLILFVAVFVIFGLSSPRTVIGDTGLEFPRFWLPENILNIIKQAAVFAGIIGVGMTFVLLTAGIDLSVGSNMYLSVVCAGLLMRSSGLDIVPAMIVSLLVGMLFGAFNAFCIVRLKIIPFMTTLATLVIGRGLGTALTESQQIDFPERMNAFGQTQVLGFIPMPIVFFAAVVIAAWFVLTRTQFGRQVYAVGNDIEAAKKAGINTDRTLAMVYIISGLCAGLAGFILASQLGGRVDRSFGETREFDAIAAAVLGGTSLFGGVGNVFGTVVGALLIQMVGTGLQFNLVNLYLQPMARAFVIFLAIFFDSLREANIKKLKRRFIRPLHSPVAGSSHAEAGD, encoded by the coding sequence ATGCGACAGTTCCTGACACGCCTGTGGCAGTTTTTGCTCAACAATTCGACCCTCATCCTGTTTGTCGCCGTGTTCGTGATCTTCGGCTTGTCGTCGCCGCGCACTGTGATCGGCGACACCGGGCTCGAGTTTCCGCGCTTTTGGCTGCCTGAGAACATCCTCAACATCATTAAGCAGGCTGCCGTGTTTGCGGGCATCATCGGCGTCGGTATGACGTTCGTGCTGCTGACCGCCGGCATCGATTTGTCGGTCGGGTCGAACATGTACCTGTCGGTCGTCTGCGCCGGCCTCTTGATGCGCTCCAGCGGCCTCGACATCGTTCCGGCCATGATCGTCTCGCTGCTGGTCGGTATGTTGTTTGGGGCGTTCAACGCGTTCTGCATCGTCCGGCTCAAGATCATCCCGTTCATGACCACGCTCGCGACGCTCGTCATCGGGCGCGGCCTTGGCACGGCACTCACCGAGTCGCAGCAGATTGACTTTCCCGAGCGCATGAACGCCTTCGGCCAAACGCAGGTGCTGGGCTTCATTCCGATGCCGATCGTCTTCTTTGCGGCCGTCGTCATTGCCGCGTGGTTTGTCCTTACACGCACGCAGTTCGGCCGGCAGGTTTACGCGGTCGGCAACGATATCGAAGCGGCCAAGAAAGCCGGTATCAATACCGATCGCACGCTAGCGATGGTATACATCATCTCCGGCCTGTGCGCCGGACTAGCCGGGTTCATTTTGGCCTCTCAACTTGGGGGCCGGGTCGACCGCAGCTTCGGCGAAACCCGCGAGTTCGACGCCATTGCGGCGGCCGTACTCGGCGGGACAAGCCTGTTCGGTGGCGTCGGCAACGTGTTCGGAACCGTGGTCGGCGCGCTGCTCATCCAAATGGTTGGAACAGGTCTACAGTTCAATCTGGTCAACCTGTATTTGCAGCCGATGGCACGCGCATTCGTCATCTTCCTTGCGATCTTCTTCGACAGCCTCCGTGAGGCCAACATCAAGAAGCTGAAGCGAAGGTTCATTCGTCCGCTTCACTCACCCGTGGCGGGGTCTAGTCACGCTGAAGCCGGAGACTAG
- a CDS encoding ribulose 1,5-bisphosphate carboxylase, with translation MTPRIRAHYLIETAHDPAQAAEMMAGEQSAGTFVKVPGETPELLAAHGAQVERLEPLEPVHAPSLPGSKPPENGNTAYHRAHVTLSFPYDNIGPSLTTLFTAVAGNLFELGPFSGLKLLDVEIPPDIGSAYPLPAFGSAGTRRLSGVEDRPLFGTIVKPSVGLTPEQTADLVRTLANAGLDFVKDDELQTDSPHSPLSARVAAVMRVINDHADRTGKKVMYAFNVTGDLDAMKRGHDTVLAHGGTCVMVNMISVGLVGVTELRRHAQLPIHGHRAGWGMLSRHPLLGMAYPAFSKFMRLAGVDHLHVNGLRNKFCETDGSVIEAARDVLTPIPGIGAATMPVFSSGQSAKQIPDTYHALGSTDWLYLAGGGIVGHPGGPAAGVRALQQAWAAAASGVTLSEYARTHSDLASALERFGP, from the coding sequence ATGACTCCACGAATTCGCGCGCATTACTTGATCGAGACCGCCCACGACCCGGCGCAAGCCGCAGAGATGATGGCTGGCGAGCAAAGCGCTGGGACGTTCGTGAAAGTACCCGGCGAGACACCCGAACTGCTGGCGGCGCACGGCGCGCAGGTCGAACGACTCGAACCGCTTGAGCCGGTGCACGCGCCGTCGCTCCCGGGCAGCAAACCGCCTGAGAACGGAAACACCGCGTACCACCGCGCCCACGTCACCCTTTCATTTCCCTATGACAACATCGGCCCCTCGCTGACAACCCTGTTCACAGCGGTGGCCGGCAATCTTTTCGAGCTTGGACCGTTCAGCGGTCTTAAACTGCTCGACGTCGAGATTCCGCCCGACATCGGCAGCGCGTATCCTCTGCCAGCCTTTGGCAGTGCGGGAACTCGGCGGCTCTCGGGTGTTGAAGACCGCCCGCTGTTCGGCACCATTGTCAAGCCGAGCGTCGGTCTGACACCGGAACAAACAGCGGACCTCGTCCGTACCCTGGCGAACGCTGGATTGGACTTCGTCAAGGATGACGAGCTTCAAACCGATTCTCCGCACTCGCCGCTCAGCGCGCGCGTGGCCGCGGTCATGCGCGTCATCAACGACCACGCCGACCGGACCGGCAAGAAGGTGATGTATGCCTTCAACGTCACCGGTGATCTCGACGCGATGAAGCGCGGACATGACACGGTGCTTGCGCACGGCGGCACCTGCGTCATGGTCAACATGATTTCTGTCGGGCTGGTAGGCGTTACCGAACTACGCCGTCACGCCCAGCTTCCGATACACGGGCACAGGGCGGGCTGGGGCATGTTAAGCCGCCACCCTCTTCTGGGCATGGCGTATCCGGCCTTTTCGAAGTTCATGCGCCTGGCTGGGGTCGATCATCTGCACGTCAATGGCTTGCGCAACAAGTTCTGCGAAACAGATGGCAGCGTGATCGAGGCGGCGCGTGACGTGCTCACGCCGATCCCTGGAATTGGCGCTGCAACCATGCCGGTCTTTTCCTCAGGACAGTCGGCCAAGCAGATCCCTGACACGTATCATGCGCTGGGCAGCACCGACTGGCTCTACCTTGCCGGTGGTGGCATTGTAGGACATCCCGGCGGCCCGGCGGCCGGAGTCCGGGCGCTTCAACAAGCGTGGGCTGCTGCTGCCAGCGGCGTCACTCTCAGCGAATACGCGCGCACACACTCGGATCTTGCAAGCGCGTTAGAAAGGTTTGGGCCGTGA
- a CDS encoding four-carbon acid sugar kinase family protein has protein sequence MTSDRRLLLTFYGDDFTGSTDVMEVLEWAGIPALLFLEPPSPDVLERQFPNVRAVGVAGVSRSMSPSQMDHELPPIFSALKALDAPIFHYKVCSTFDSSPTVGSIGQAIETGLRIFGEQTVPLIIGAPFLRRYVAFSNLFARVDDTTYRLDRHPTMSRHPVTPMTEADLRLHLGEQTTRRIAAMNVLHLGMPYAERRAYYDRLEDNGAQIVVFDTIDDEHLAAIGCLLFELSSGHDGSRPLFLVGSSGIEKAITLERAFGGSGESSAPSSVASVDQLVVVSGSAAPATADQLRWAEANGYAMIRLNAAQLVDRESADREREASVAQAVSLIGSGASVVLYSALGPDDPHISETKAHLARMSVDPQSVGQRLGTQQGMILRAILERTGLRRAIVTGGDTCGYSARQLGIYALSAVMPVAPGAPLCRAYSGDPAFDGLEISLKAGQVGKPDYFGSIRQGFV, from the coding sequence GTGACAAGCGATCGTCGTTTGTTGCTGACGTTCTACGGAGACGACTTTACCGGCTCCACGGACGTCATGGAGGTGCTGGAATGGGCGGGCATCCCGGCGCTGCTTTTCCTTGAGCCGCCCTCCCCGGACGTACTTGAGCGGCAGTTTCCCAACGTGCGGGCAGTCGGCGTCGCCGGCGTCAGCCGCAGCATGAGCCCGTCGCAGATGGATCACGAACTGCCGCCGATCTTCTCTGCGCTCAAGGCGCTCGACGCCCCCATATTCCACTACAAGGTCTGCTCAACGTTCGACTCTTCGCCAACCGTCGGCAGCATTGGTCAAGCGATCGAGACGGGTCTGCGCATCTTCGGAGAGCAGACTGTTCCGCTGATCATCGGCGCTCCGTTCCTGCGGCGCTACGTCGCGTTCAGCAACCTGTTCGCGCGGGTCGACGACACGACCTATCGCCTCGATCGGCACCCGACGATGAGCCGGCATCCGGTCACACCCATGACCGAGGCCGATCTCCGGCTCCATCTGGGTGAACAGACGACACGGCGGATCGCGGCGATGAACGTCCTGCATCTCGGTATGCCGTACGCCGAGCGGCGCGCCTACTACGATCGACTCGAGGACAACGGCGCGCAGATTGTAGTGTTCGACACGATCGATGACGAGCATCTAGCCGCGATTGGGTGTTTGCTCTTTGAACTGTCGTCGGGGCATGACGGCAGTCGCCCGTTGTTTCTGGTCGGATCGTCCGGCATCGAGAAGGCGATTACACTGGAACGTGCATTCGGCGGTTCGGGCGAGTCGAGCGCGCCGTCGTCTGTCGCCTCGGTCGACCAACTCGTCGTCGTGTCCGGAAGCGCTGCACCCGCCACTGCCGATCAGCTCCGCTGGGCCGAAGCCAACGGCTACGCGATGATCCGACTGAACGCCGCCCAGCTGGTCGACCGTGAATCGGCCGACCGCGAGCGTGAAGCCTCGGTCGCTCAGGCCGTAAGCCTGATCGGCTCCGGCGCCAGCGTGGTGCTTTACAGTGCGCTTGGGCCGGACGACCCGCATATCAGCGAGACCAAGGCGCATCTCGCCCGCATGTCGGTCGATCCGCAGTCGGTCGGTCAACGCCTCGGCACGCAGCAAGGCATGATTTTGCGCGCGATCCTTGAACGTACAGGCTTGCGCCGCGCCATCGTTACCGGTGGTGACACGTGTGGTTACAGCGCACGTCAGCTCGGAATCTACGCTCTGAGCGCGGTCATGCCGGTCGCTCCGGGCGCGCCACTTTGCCGCGCCTACTCCGGCGATCCGGCCTTCGACGGGCTGGAGATCTCGCTAAAGGCCGGTCAAGTGGGCAAGCCAGATTACTTCGGAAGCATTCGACAGGGTTTCGTTTAG
- a CDS encoding semialdehyde dehydrogenase, giving the protein MTMKVALMGAGGKMGQRLTDNLMKLPDRYDMSYIEVSEVGVANLAKRGLKPTPQDVALKDADAVILALPDRLIGKITRGMIEDLKPGAMVVSLDPAAAYAEVIPLRSDLTYYVSHPCHPPLFNDEVTEDARTDWFGGVKAKHHIVSALHRGPEADWAKGDQLARDMYAPVLNNYRITVEQMAILEPALVETFAATCISAIKEAYDAAVEMGVPAEAAWEFLSGHARIEFAIIFGFSGFPFSDGAKLAIRNAYEKIFKPDWKERIMNLDALKVSVAEITDSLDR; this is encoded by the coding sequence ATGACGATGAAAGTTGCACTAATGGGCGCGGGCGGCAAGATGGGCCAGCGGCTCACAGATAACCTGATGAAACTGCCTGACCGCTACGACATGTCGTATATTGAGGTCAGCGAGGTAGGCGTGGCAAACCTTGCCAAGCGTGGGCTGAAACCAACGCCACAGGACGTTGCGCTGAAAGACGCCGATGCGGTCATTCTTGCCCTCCCCGATCGCCTGATCGGCAAGATTACACGTGGCATGATCGAGGACTTGAAACCCGGCGCGATGGTTGTCAGCCTCGACCCGGCAGCGGCCTACGCCGAAGTCATTCCACTGCGTTCCGACCTCACGTACTATGTCTCGCACCCGTGCCATCCGCCGCTGTTCAACGACGAGGTGACGGAAGACGCCCGCACCGACTGGTTCGGTGGTGTTAAAGCCAAGCATCATATTGTCTCGGCCCTGCATCGCGGCCCGGAGGCCGACTGGGCCAAAGGCGACCAGCTCGCGCGCGACATGTACGCACCCGTGTTGAACAACTATCGCATCACCGTCGAGCAGATGGCGATCCTCGAGCCGGCGCTGGTCGAAACTTTCGCGGCGACCTGTATCTCCGCGATCAAAGAAGCCTATGACGCAGCTGTCGAGATGGGCGTGCCGGCTGAAGCAGCTTGGGAGTTTCTGTCCGGCCACGCGCGCATCGAATTCGCCATCATTTTCGGCTTTTCGGGCTTCCCCTTCAGCGACGGCGCCAAGCTGGCGATCCGCAACGCCTACGAAAAGATCTTCAAGCCCGATTGGAAGGAACGCATCATGAATCTCGACGCGCTGAAGGTCAGTGTGGCCGAGATCACAGACAGCCTCGATCGGTAA
- a CDS encoding sugar phosphate isomerase/epimerase, with translation MTKLGLGSYGVAWGIGVHGYAQPENPITPMGLLEFARSLGLQLVQYADNLPLDALDPQARKALCDRASASGISIEVGTRGIATDHLRTYMEIAHYFGSPILRVVVDTAAHHPDPAEVIDLVGAVLPDLHSAGITLAIENHDRFKATALADIMRTLDDPHVGICLDTVNSFGALEGPDVVVAALGPFVVNLHLKEFVVRRAPHNMGFEVTGAPAGQGMLDIPRLLNSLRAFGRSFNAVIETWLPPQATMQATIDTERDWVSQSVGYLRALITD, from the coding sequence ATGACAAAACTCGGTCTAGGTAGTTATGGAGTTGCATGGGGTATTGGCGTCCACGGTTACGCACAGCCGGAAAACCCCATAACCCCGATGGGATTGCTCGAATTCGCCAGGTCGCTCGGCCTGCAGCTTGTGCAGTATGCGGACAATCTGCCGCTCGATGCGCTCGATCCCCAAGCACGCAAGGCGCTGTGCGACCGTGCAAGCGCGTCTGGAATCTCTATCGAGGTCGGCACGCGCGGGATCGCGACGGATCACTTACGAACCTACATGGAGATCGCGCACTACTTCGGCTCCCCGATTCTGCGCGTGGTGGTCGATACAGCCGCTCATCACCCGGATCCGGCTGAGGTCATCGACTTGGTCGGTGCCGTCCTGCCGGACCTGCATTCGGCAGGCATTACGCTCGCTATCGAGAATCACGATCGCTTCAAGGCGACCGCGCTGGCCGATATCATGCGAACCCTGGACGACCCGCACGTTGGCATCTGCCTCGATACCGTCAATTCGTTCGGGGCGTTGGAAGGGCCGGATGTCGTTGTTGCCGCGCTCGGCCCATTCGTGGTCAACCTGCATTTGAAGGAGTTTGTTGTCCGACGTGCCCCACACAACATGGGGTTCGAGGTAACCGGTGCGCCAGCCGGTCAGGGGATGCTGGACATCCCGCGGCTACTCAACTCATTGCGCGCATTCGGCCGGTCGTTCAACGCGGTCATTGAGACGTGGTTACCCCCGCAAGCGACGATGCAGGCCACGATTGACACCGAGCGCGACTGGGTATCTCAAAGCGTCGGCTATTTGCGCGCCCTTATCACGGACTGA